In one Candidatus Nomurabacteria bacterium genomic region, the following are encoded:
- a CDS encoding ATP-dependent Clp protease ATP-binding subunit, whose translation MPDEFTDFISHLTDNARTSLQHADAIARGYGSAYIGTEHLLLGVLAQGSSVAAKVLADSGVTLDRAEMALNLTPRTLVVSTGAKGLSETAKLTLKMSWDIAQEFHQDYLGTEHILYSILSQKNARATVLLRDMNIDVTTVTNELEEFFDRQANDFHQSTEEAAAQATKKRRSGALEAFGTDLTVKARAGELDPVIGRDEQQERLVTILSRRTKNNPVLIGEPGVGKTAVVEGLAQRIAREDVPDHLLDRRVVQLDLAAMIAGTKYRGEFEERLKKVVDELRSQKNVILFIDELHLITGAGAAEGALDAANMLKPALARGELHMIGATTMDEFRKHIEKDSALERRFQPIVIKEPSLKDTKAILKGLKSYYEKHHGVTISDDIIDDAVYMADRYVSERYMPDKAIDVIDEASALVRVRHSRKPSRIRDFTRQLKNLNEKMDEAVTAEDYERAALYKTRIVQLQAKLTETKEKDEMKSPIILKGDDIAHAIATMTGIPVKRLKKSETKLLRNLERYLAKSIIGQEEAVNAVSKAIRRSRSGVASSKRPIGSFVFMGPTGVGKTELARVLAREVFGSDDALIKIDMSEFGEKHNTSRLVGAPAGYVGYEDGGKLTDKIRRQPYSVVLFDEIEKAHPDVFHMLLQLLEDGKLTDAKGREVDFTNSIIILTSNLGAEKMMKESSLGFHATTSSDNKKLDELHDENAQAALEALQKRMRPELINRFDAIVTFRALTPKEVGKIFDNLIDQLQERLSRKGIRLVVKPTAKRYLIQKGFDEKYGARPLRRAIQNELEHQLAEGILDEKYERGTVLAATARGGKLAINVTAEQPA comes from the coding sequence ATGCCTGATGAGTTCACAGATTTTATTTCGCACCTTACCGATAACGCGCGAACAAGTCTGCAACATGCAGATGCAATCGCGAGAGGGTACGGTAGTGCATATATTGGCACAGAGCACCTTCTTCTTGGTGTTCTGGCGCAGGGGTCGTCGGTTGCGGCGAAGGTGCTTGCTGATTCCGGTGTAACGCTTGATAGAGCGGAAATGGCATTGAATCTTACGCCTCGTACACTTGTTGTTAGCACTGGCGCTAAAGGTTTAAGCGAGACGGCCAAGCTTACTCTCAAGATGAGTTGGGATATCGCACAGGAGTTCCATCAAGACTATTTGGGCACTGAGCACATCCTTTACAGCATACTTAGTCAAAAGAATGCTCGAGCGACCGTATTATTGCGTGACATGAATATCGATGTAACGACAGTTACAAACGAACTCGAGGAGTTCTTTGATCGCCAGGCGAACGACTTTCATCAGTCCACTGAAGAGGCTGCCGCACAGGCGACGAAAAAGCGTCGAAGTGGTGCGCTAGAGGCATTTGGTACCGACCTGACTGTAAAGGCTCGTGCTGGTGAATTAGATCCAGTTATTGGCCGCGACGAGCAGCAGGAGCGCTTAGTCACTATACTGAGCCGCCGGACAAAGAACAACCCGGTACTTATAGGTGAGCCTGGTGTAGGTAAGACCGCCGTTGTTGAGGGACTGGCGCAGAGAATCGCGCGAGAGGACGTACCCGACCATCTACTTGATCGACGGGTTGTTCAGCTTGATCTTGCAGCAATGATTGCTGGTACTAAATATCGTGGTGAGTTTGAAGAAAGACTAAAGAAGGTTGTAGACGAACTTCGCTCGCAAAAGAACGTCATCTTATTTATAGATGAGTTACACCTCATTACAGGTGCGGGTGCTGCGGAAGGCGCTCTGGATGCGGCAAATATGCTAAAGCCGGCATTGGCGCGCGGTGAACTGCACATGATTGGCGCAACGACGATGGACGAATTCCGTAAGCACATTGAAAAGGACAGCGCGCTCGAACGTCGCTTCCAGCCGATCGTCATCAAAGAGCCGTCACTCAAGGATACCAAAGCGATACTTAAGGGGTTGAAGTCGTACTACGAGAAGCACCACGGCGTCACTATTAGCGATGACATTATTGACGATGCGGTTTACATGGCTGATCGCTACGTAAGCGAGCGATATATGCCCGATAAGGCCATTGACGTTATAGACGAAGCCTCAGCATTAGTTCGCGTACGGCACAGTCGCAAGCCGAGTCGTATCCGAGATTTCACTCGACAACTTAAAAATTTGAATGAAAAAATGGACGAAGCTGTCACGGCCGAAGACTATGAACGAGCCGCACTATATAAGACTCGTATAGTTCAACTACAGGCTAAGCTGACAGAGACGAAGGAAAAGGATGAAATGAAGTCCCCAATCATATTGAAGGGTGACGACATTGCTCATGCTATAGCAACAATGACGGGCATACCAGTAAAGAGGTTAAAGAAGTCTGAGACTAAGCTACTTCGCAACCTTGAAAGGTATCTAGCAAAAAGCATCATCGGTCAGGAAGAAGCTGTTAATGCTGTGTCAAAGGCGATTCGTCGCTCGCGCAGTGGAGTAGCAAGCAGTAAACGACCAATAGGATCGTTTGTGTTCATGGGTCCGACAGGAGTTGGCAAAACAGAATTAGCGCGAGTATTGGCTCGTGAAGTATTTGGTAGCGATGACGCACTTATAAAAATCGACATGAGTGAATTCGGTGAAAAGCATAACACGAGCCGCTTAGTGGGAGCCCCTGCCGGCTACGTTGGCTATGAGGATGGTGGCAAGCTGACTGACAAGATTCGTCGACAGCCGTATAGTGTCGTACTGTTTGACGAAATTGAAAAGGCTCACCCTGATGTGTTCCATATGCTCTTGCAGCTACTTGAAGACGGCAAATTAACAGATGCCAAGGGTCGAGAGGTTGACTTCACGAATTCAATTATCATATTGACGAGCAACCTAGGCGCCGAAAAGATGATGAAAGAATCGTCACTTGGTTTCCATGCTACAACGAGTAGTGACAACAAAAAGCTAGATGAATTGCACGATGAAAATGCTCAGGCTGCGCTTGAGGCACTACAAAAACGAATGCGACCAGAGCTAATCAACCGATTCGATGCAATTGTAACGTTCCGCGCCCTGACGCCAAAAGAGGTTGGAAAGATTTTTGATAATCTGATCGACCAATTGCAGGAACGTCTGTCACGAAAGGGTATTAGGCTAGTTGTTAAGCCGACCGCAAAGCGTTATTTGATTCAAAAAGGGTTCGATGAAAAGTATGGAGCTCGCCCGCTTCGCCGCGCCATTCAAAATGAGTTGGAACATCAGCTCGCAGAGGGTATACTGGATGAGAAATATGAACGCGGCACGGTACTAGCAGCTACCGCGCGAGGGGGCAAACTTGCAATCAACGTTACCGCAGAGCAACCAGCATAA
- the radA gene encoding DNA repair protein RadA, with product MVKIKSQFVCQSCGASYPKWTGRCDNCGEWNTLVEQLPVSSGNSAIAKSRGIPLTSKSIDSIDKGSNIKRLSTGIGDLDVVLGGGVLPGGVILLAGQPGMGKSTLLLQVSATIAKNTPVLYVSGEESASQVKIRAERLGAAGNEQLSFAASTSADDIAASIRTGNYRLVVVDSIQTLTLGELTSAPGTVSQITNSSNVIIQAAKAADVAVVLVGHVTKEGSIAGPKVLEHLVDVVLQFEGDRYGGFKVVRAIKNRYGSTNEAAIFEMDDSGLSVVENPSAALLAERQNADGSVVLATLEGTRPLLVEIQALVNPTSFGYPKRTASGFDLNRLNLLIAVLERRTKLNLSDKDIYINVVGGLKLADPAADLAVCMAIASAAAGRKLDDSTVVFGEVGLGGEIRSVTAVDRRIAEAKKLGFTGAIAPASGKKNTFVTGAKDLRQALINYLQK from the coding sequence ATGGTAAAAATAAAGTCCCAGTTCGTTTGTCAGAGTTGCGGAGCTAGCTATCCGAAATGGACAGGACGTTGCGATAATTGCGGAGAATGGAATACGCTTGTCGAACAGCTACCTGTTTCGTCTGGTAATTCTGCAATTGCAAAGAGTCGTGGAATCCCTCTTACAAGTAAATCTATAGACTCTATAGACAAGGGGAGTAACATAAAACGACTCAGTACGGGTATAGGCGACCTAGACGTCGTGCTGGGCGGCGGTGTGTTGCCCGGAGGAGTTATCTTGCTTGCAGGACAGCCGGGGATGGGAAAAAGTACGTTACTCCTTCAGGTCTCTGCTACGATTGCTAAAAATACCCCTGTGCTATATGTTAGCGGCGAAGAGTCTGCTTCACAGGTGAAAATTAGGGCGGAGCGACTAGGAGCTGCCGGAAATGAGCAATTAAGTTTCGCGGCAAGTACGTCCGCAGATGACATAGCTGCCAGTATCCGTACAGGTAATTACAGACTCGTCGTTGTCGATTCTATCCAGACACTAACACTTGGAGAGCTAACGTCTGCGCCAGGTACGGTCAGTCAGATCACAAACAGCAGTAACGTAATCATTCAGGCGGCAAAGGCAGCGGATGTTGCGGTTGTGCTGGTGGGTCATGTCACCAAAGAAGGCTCAATTGCAGGTCCGAAAGTATTGGAGCATCTGGTAGACGTCGTATTGCAATTTGAAGGAGACCGTTACGGTGGGTTTAAGGTTGTCCGTGCAATAAAAAATAGGTACGGCTCGACGAATGAAGCGGCGATTTTTGAAATGGATGATAGCGGCCTGTCTGTCGTTGAAAATCCGTCGGCGGCTCTTCTAGCTGAGCGCCAAAACGCTGATGGATCAGTCGTATTAGCGACACTTGAAGGCACGAGGCCACTTTTAGTAGAAATCCAAGCACTTGTCAATCCAACTAGTTTCGGGTATCCTAAACGTACAGCCAGTGGATTTGATTTAAACCGACTCAATCTGTTGATTGCCGTTTTAGAGCGGCGTACGAAATTGAATTTATCCGACAAAGATATCTACATCAACGTTGTTGGCGGGTTGAAACTGGCTGATCCTGCGGCTGACTTGGCCGTGTGTATGGCGATTGCTAGCGCTGCGGCGGGCCGCAAGTTAGACGATAGCACCGTAGTGTTTGGTGAAGTAGGACTTGGAGGGGAAATACGCTCTGTCACAGCTGTAGACAGACGAATCGCCGAAGCAAAAAAGCTTGGCTTTACAGGAGCAATTGCTCCAGCCAGCGGAAAAAAGAATACATTTGTCACTGGTGCGAAAGATTTACGCCAAGCGTTGATCAATTACCTGCAGAAATAA
- a CDS encoding transglycosylase domain-containing protein translates to MERNTAYEKWGLKVAKKRGTRKLNVYANLSRARKTKKDAIHRKKAEYLATLPKHPIKRFFARMHPKRVAGYWFSRKGGKMILKIMGTGVLLVAILVGGLFAYFRKDLDSIRPEELSKRVHTTVTKYLDRNGKLLWEDKGDGNYKLVVAGNEISTLMKEATVAIEDKDFYKHGGVSFTGITRAMINNYTGGSTQGGSTLTQQLVKQVFFASEAQQRGLAGVPRKIKEIILSIEVERMYNKDQILNLYLNESPYGGRRNGVESAAKTYFGIDAKNLNLAQSALLAAIPNEPGLYDPYNPAGQKPLIERQHKVLDEMVSQGYITKDQAAKAKAEPILDTILPQASQFADIKAPHFVQMVRSELEAELGKATVGQGGLVVTTTLDLKVQAKLEHSFKEMFNGISPRYGVNLPTYAGFNNGAATVEDSKTGQIIAMMGSRDYNYPGFGQTNAATSYIQPGSTIKPLVYSALFAKHDNDLLNIYGSGTVLSDTRTTFPVNYTPHDADNRFLGNIPIRNSLALSRNIPAIKAMQLTGVKQTLDLIHAAGDTPYCTQGAEKQVGLAAAIGGCGTKQIDHVNAFSTLARGGVYKPWSTILEVKNSDGDVLKKWSDDQSKRVIDPQVAYIVADMLSDDHARAGLYGTNFPGIVVDNGKVKTATKTGTSDVDGKSKDIWMMSYSPALTMGVWLGNNDPKPLLNGNSSLPGAIINEVMAYAHEVVYAKEGKWKPGEWYSKPKGIQQIGKELYPSWYNQKNAQRYTKLTFDKVSQKLATDCTPAAAKIEQDVLKTIDPTTKKVVYLSPSGFDASENDDAHKCDDAKPSITAIDVSPSGNVYTISVTVAAGKGKPNGLTISVNGKKINSQTISAAGSYEASYTSDSTDPFTISASVTDDLYYSDTKSSPYTPVIP, encoded by the coding sequence ATGGAACGTAATACTGCTTATGAGAAATGGGGATTAAAGGTGGCCAAAAAGCGTGGTACCCGCAAGCTGAATGTGTACGCTAATTTAAGTCGTGCACGAAAGACTAAAAAAGATGCTATTCACCGCAAAAAAGCGGAGTATTTAGCTACCCTACCGAAACATCCTATAAAGCGATTCTTTGCACGCATGCATCCAAAACGAGTTGCAGGTTACTGGTTCAGCCGCAAGGGCGGCAAAATGATTCTCAAAATCATGGGTACTGGGGTACTGCTAGTAGCTATTTTAGTCGGCGGATTATTTGCATATTTTCGCAAAGACCTAGACTCCATAAGGCCCGAAGAACTTTCTAAGCGAGTCCATACAACCGTCACAAAGTATCTCGACCGTAACGGAAAGTTACTCTGGGAAGATAAAGGCGACGGAAACTATAAACTTGTTGTCGCTGGTAACGAGATTAGTACGCTCATGAAAGAAGCTACTGTCGCGATCGAAGACAAAGACTTCTACAAACACGGAGGAGTCAGCTTCACCGGTATAACGCGAGCTATGATCAACAACTACACGGGTGGTAGTACGCAGGGTGGGTCTACGTTAACTCAGCAACTCGTTAAGCAGGTATTCTTCGCGAGCGAAGCTCAGCAGCGAGGACTCGCTGGTGTTCCGCGTAAAATCAAAGAGATAATTCTATCAATTGAAGTAGAGCGTATGTACAACAAGGATCAGATCCTTAATCTTTACCTCAACGAGTCTCCCTATGGAGGACGCCGAAATGGCGTTGAATCTGCTGCAAAGACATACTTTGGCATAGACGCGAAAAACTTAAATCTCGCACAATCAGCCCTACTTGCAGCCATCCCGAACGAACCTGGTTTATACGACCCTTACAACCCAGCCGGCCAAAAGCCTCTCATCGAACGTCAGCATAAAGTCCTTGATGAAATGGTCTCGCAAGGTTACATAACTAAAGATCAAGCAGCAAAGGCAAAAGCAGAGCCGATTCTTGATACCATATTGCCGCAAGCTTCTCAATTTGCCGATATTAAAGCTCCTCATTTCGTACAGATGGTACGCTCGGAGCTTGAGGCCGAACTAGGTAAGGCGACAGTAGGTCAAGGAGGGCTGGTTGTCACTACAACTTTGGACTTGAAGGTGCAAGCTAAGCTTGAGCATAGCTTTAAGGAAATGTTTAACGGAATCAGTCCACGATACGGCGTGAACTTACCGACGTACGCTGGTTTCAATAACGGTGCAGCCACTGTAGAAGATTCAAAGACCGGACAGATAATTGCTATGATGGGAAGCCGTGACTACAATTATCCAGGCTTTGGCCAAACGAATGCCGCAACTTCGTATATACAACCCGGTTCGACTATTAAACCCCTCGTCTACTCAGCACTCTTTGCAAAGCACGATAACGACCTACTAAATATATATGGTAGCGGGACCGTTCTATCCGACACTCGCACCACATTTCCGGTCAACTATACTCCGCACGATGCCGACAATCGCTTTCTAGGTAATATCCCTATCCGTAACAGTCTTGCCTTATCTCGAAATATACCCGCAATCAAGGCTATGCAGCTGACGGGTGTCAAACAAACCCTCGATTTGATTCACGCCGCCGGCGATACTCCCTATTGTACGCAAGGCGCCGAAAAACAAGTTGGATTAGCGGCTGCCATTGGTGGCTGTGGCACTAAACAAATTGACCATGTCAATGCATTCTCTACACTAGCAAGAGGTGGCGTATATAAGCCGTGGTCAACAATCCTAGAGGTAAAAAACAGTGATGGCGATGTATTAAAAAAGTGGAGCGACGATCAATCAAAGCGAGTCATTGACCCTCAGGTAGCTTACATAGTTGCCGATATGCTTAGTGACGACCATGCCCGCGCCGGACTGTATGGCACAAACTTCCCCGGAATTGTAGTAGACAACGGCAAAGTAAAAACAGCAACTAAGACCGGAACTTCTGACGTCGATGGTAAGTCAAAGGATATCTGGATGATGAGCTATAGCCCGGCACTTACAATGGGCGTTTGGCTAGGAAACAACGACCCTAAACCGCTCTTAAACGGCAACTCATCCCTGCCGGGCGCGATTATCAATGAAGTCATGGCATATGCCCACGAGGTAGTATACGCAAAAGAAGGCAAATGGAAGCCCGGAGAGTGGTACAGCAAACCTAAAGGTATTCAGCAAATTGGCAAAGAACTTTATCCGTCTTGGTATAACCAAAAGAACGCCCAACGCTACACAAAATTGACATTCGACAAAGTTTCTCAAAAGCTAGCAACTGACTGTACTCCAGCCGCAGCTAAGATTGAGCAAGACGTATTGAAAACGATTGACCCAACCACAAAAAAGGTTGTGTACTTGTCTCCAAGTGGCTTCGACGCCTCCGAAAACGATGACGCCCACAAATGTGACGACGCTAAGCCGTCTATCACTGCAATTGACGTTTCTCCTTCGGGCAACGTATATACAATCTCTGTTACTGTTGCTGCCGGTAAGGGCAAACCAAACGGACTGACGATATCTGTAAACGGGAAGAAAATTAACTCGCAAACCATTAGCGCCGCAGGTAGCTACGAAGCTTCTTATACGTCCGACAGCACTGATCCATTTACAATTTCAGCTTCTGTCACAGACGATTTGTACTACTCAGATACAAAGAGTAGCCCTTACACCCCAGTCATCCCGTAA
- a CDS encoding tyrosine--tRNA ligase has protein sequence MNLSEELAWRGFINQTTYTDIKELDSESISFYWGVDPSASSMTIGNLAAAMLVRHFVDHGHKAFLLVGGATGMIGDPDGKKDERNLKTLDEIASNKVAISVQYERIFAGKPFEIVDNYDWFKDINYLNFLRDVGKHVPLSSMLGRDFVQARLGESGSGISYAEFSYGLIQGYDFLHLYREKGVTLQVCGADQWGNSITGVDLIRRIEGGNANVLSSPLIVNKTTGVKFGKSEDGAVWLDPTLTSVYKFYQFWLNVDDEGALDYAKIYTLLGKEQIDELAAKQQANPGARDIQKSLAYEVTKLVHGEGAAESAKRVTGVLFGGTEFSSLSQEDINLLANEIPSASTGASVVDLLTDNSLAASKGEARRLILGGAVSINGEKILDDKIVSEPTLVKRGKNSFLLVR, from the coding sequence ATGAATTTATCAGAAGAACTTGCTTGGCGCGGATTTATAAATCAGACGACCTATACGGATATTAAGGAACTTGATAGCGAATCGATTTCGTTTTACTGGGGGGTTGATCCTAGCGCGAGCAGTATGACGATTGGAAATCTTGCGGCGGCTATGCTCGTACGACATTTCGTTGATCATGGTCATAAGGCGTTTTTGCTCGTTGGCGGAGCTACTGGCATGATTGGCGATCCAGATGGTAAGAAGGACGAGAGAAATCTAAAAACTCTCGACGAGATTGCTTCTAACAAAGTTGCTATTTCTGTGCAATATGAGCGCATTTTTGCTGGTAAACCGTTTGAAATCGTCGACAACTACGACTGGTTCAAAGACATCAACTATCTGAACTTTTTGCGTGATGTTGGCAAGCATGTTCCTCTCAGTAGTATGTTGGGCCGAGATTTTGTCCAAGCTCGATTAGGCGAAAGCGGTAGTGGCATCAGCTACGCCGAGTTTAGCTATGGTCTTATTCAAGGTTATGATTTCTTGCATTTGTACCGTGAGAAGGGTGTGACGCTTCAGGTTTGCGGTGCCGATCAGTGGGGTAATTCAATTACAGGAGTAGACTTAATCAGGCGTATTGAAGGTGGCAACGCCAACGTACTCAGCTCACCGTTAATTGTAAATAAGACGACTGGTGTTAAATTTGGTAAGTCCGAGGATGGAGCCGTGTGGCTCGACCCTACGCTTACGAGTGTCTACAAGTTTTATCAGTTCTGGCTCAATGTTGACGATGAGGGAGCACTTGATTATGCCAAAATCTACACGTTACTGGGCAAGGAGCAAATTGACGAGCTGGCCGCAAAACAACAGGCAAATCCAGGCGCTCGCGATATCCAGAAGTCATTAGCTTATGAAGTGACGAAGCTTGTCCATGGCGAAGGCGCGGCAGAAAGTGCGAAGCGTGTTACCGGAGTGCTATTTGGTGGAACCGAATTTTCGAGTTTATCGCAGGAAGACATTAATTTACTTGCTAACGAAATTCCTTCAGCATCCACGGGTGCATCGGTTGTTGATCTACTTACAGACAACTCTTTGGCGGCTAGCAAGGGTGAGGCACGACGTCTAATTCTTGGTGGCGCTGTTTCAATCAACGGCGAAAAGATCCTTGATGACAAGATTGTCTCTGAACCTACTCTCGTTAAGAGAGGCAAAAATTCCTTTTTGCTTGTACGCTAA
- a CDS encoding HAD-IIB family hydrolase has protein sequence MTKKVIAFDLDDTLAVTKSPISDEMSEILGRLLEHYDVCVISGGNFDQFKKQVVDRLEVPAHKLNRLHLMPTCGTRYYRYDELKTNWALQYAEDLTDAQKKDIVDALEKVSKELGLWVENPAGEIIEDRGSQVTMSALGQQATPEDKYAWAEKYKDVRPVLRDKVAERLPDLEVRIGGTTSTDVTMIGIDKAYGMKKLCEAIDISKDEILFVGDKLQEGGNDYPVKSMGIDTIEVRHHDDTLFVLEGVLGVTNKNS, from the coding sequence ATGACAAAGAAGGTTATTGCTTTTGATCTTGACGACACACTTGCTGTTACGAAATCACCCATATCAGACGAAATGAGTGAGATTCTAGGAAGACTTTTAGAACACTATGATGTATGCGTAATTTCTGGTGGTAATTTTGACCAATTTAAAAAGCAGGTTGTCGATAGGCTTGAAGTACCTGCGCATAAATTAAACAGGTTGCATCTTATGCCAACGTGCGGCACACGTTATTACCGTTATGATGAGCTTAAGACCAATTGGGCTTTGCAATACGCCGAAGACCTGACCGATGCTCAGAAAAAGGACATTGTTGATGCGCTTGAAAAGGTGTCTAAAGAACTTGGCTTATGGGTGGAAAACCCTGCAGGCGAAATCATTGAGGATCGCGGCAGTCAGGTGACGATGTCTGCGCTTGGACAGCAAGCAACTCCTGAGGACAAGTACGCTTGGGCTGAAAAATACAAAGACGTGCGCCCAGTTCTTCGCGACAAGGTGGCAGAGCGGCTGCCCGACCTAGAAGTGCGCATAGGGGGTACTACCAGTACTGACGTGACTATGATCGGTATCGATAAGGCATATGGTATGAAAAAACTATGTGAAGCAATTGATATTAGTAAAGATGAAATACTATTTGTTGGCGACAAGTTACAAGAGGGCGGCAATGACTATCCGGTAAAGTCAATGGGCATTGATACTATTGAAGTTCGTCATCATGACGATACGCTTTTTGTCCTTGAAGGTGTTTTGGGCGTCACAAACAAGAACTCCTAG
- the recG gene encoding ATP-dependent DNA helicase RecG, translated as MHLNTPLEAVKGVGPKIAEQLAVAGLETVGDLISFLPRKYEDFSVVVPITEIKPGNQTIRARCEKVETKRVRRGMTVTTASLADKTGKLQAVWFNQPYRANQLKSEDEFYFSGMFEFSYNRYQLTSPSAEKVSEIPVSSDRIVPIYRAIKGLKSQLVRKILIELRSYITTISDPMPEDIVKDQKLLPYANALLALHFPNNGDDVTRGRERLAFDELFQLLLAAQLNKQANNQLAGWKLPFNKSAVQSFVEQLPFELTDAQRRAAWDIIQDFERETPMNRLLQGDVGSGKTVVAGLAARQAAVAGFQSAVMAPTEILASQHAETLAGMLQPHGVSVALLTGSVKGKVRQELYKHIADGSVDVVVGTHALIQEAVKFHKLGFVVIDEQHRFGVAQRQELLKKSHQMPHLLAMTATPIPRSLALTVYGELDISILNERPKGRKPIITKIWSPNSRPGLYELIEEQLANGRQAYVICSLIDDNPTLEQKSVQEEYKKLRVGPFNHRRIGLLHGKLKPAEKDAVMGDFAAGKIDILVSTTVVEVGVDVPNATVMLIENADRFGLAQLHQLRGRVGRSDMQSYCFLMMSDSSAPTRRLKEIEKSGDGFYLAEVDLKLRGPGEIYGRAQHGELNLQVATLGDTALIARAQRAARQFVESGRDLLQYEQLEKQVEKYRRLTKLN; from the coding sequence ATGCATTTAAACACGCCGCTCGAAGCGGTAAAAGGTGTCGGCCCAAAGATAGCCGAACAGTTAGCTGTTGCTGGTTTGGAGACTGTTGGCGATTTGATATCATTTTTGCCACGTAAGTATGAAGATTTTTCAGTCGTCGTGCCTATCACGGAGATCAAGCCAGGCAATCAAACCATTCGTGCTCGTTGTGAAAAGGTAGAGACGAAGCGTGTGCGGAGGGGTATGACAGTGACCACAGCGTCGCTGGCAGACAAAACTGGCAAGCTGCAAGCAGTATGGTTTAACCAGCCGTATCGCGCCAATCAGCTCAAGAGTGAAGACGAATTTTACTTTTCGGGTATGTTTGAATTCAGCTATAACCGCTACCAGCTGACGAGCCCGAGCGCAGAAAAAGTGAGCGAAATTCCTGTGTCGAGCGATCGTATTGTTCCAATCTACAGAGCAATCAAGGGTCTAAAGAGCCAGCTTGTACGTAAGATATTAATTGAACTACGTTCGTACATCACAACCATATCGGACCCGATGCCGGAAGACATAGTAAAAGATCAGAAATTATTGCCGTATGCGAACGCGTTACTAGCACTGCACTTTCCCAATAACGGCGATGATGTAACGCGTGGACGTGAGCGGTTAGCCTTTGATGAATTGTTCCAGTTACTGCTTGCTGCGCAACTTAACAAGCAGGCTAATAATCAGCTTGCAGGATGGAAGTTGCCATTTAACAAATCGGCCGTCCAGAGTTTTGTTGAGCAGCTTCCCTTTGAATTGACGGATGCGCAACGGCGAGCGGCGTGGGATATCATCCAAGACTTTGAGCGCGAAACTCCCATGAATCGACTACTACAAGGCGACGTAGGTAGCGGCAAGACTGTCGTCGCCGGGTTGGCGGCTCGACAAGCGGCCGTAGCTGGGTTTCAGTCTGCAGTCATGGCCCCCACTGAGATCTTGGCTTCGCAGCATGCGGAAACCTTGGCTGGGATGCTGCAGCCACACGGTGTATCGGTTGCGCTGCTCACCGGTAGCGTTAAGGGTAAAGTTCGACAGGAGCTGTACAAACACATTGCAGACGGTAGCGTAGACGTTGTCGTCGGTACGCATGCGCTTATACAAGAAGCAGTAAAATTTCATAAACTTGGCTTTGTTGTCATCGACGAACAGCATCGTTTTGGTGTAGCGCAACGTCAGGAACTATTAAAAAAATCCCACCAAATGCCGCACCTACTGGCAATGACTGCTACTCCTATACCCCGAAGTCTCGCTCTGACGGTGTATGGCGAGCTAGATATCAGCATATTGAATGAACGACCAAAGGGACGCAAGCCGATTATTACTAAAATATGGTCACCAAACAGCCGGCCTGGGTTGTATGAATTGATCGAAGAGCAGTTGGCCAATGGCCGGCAGGCGTATGTTATATGCAGTTTGATTGACGATAACCCCACGCTAGAGCAAAAAAGCGTGCAAGAGGAATACAAAAAGCTGCGTGTTGGTCCGTTTAATCATCGTCGGATTGGTCTGCTTCATGGCAAGTTAAAGCCTGCCGAAAAAGATGCCGTGATGGGGGATTTCGCAGCGGGTAAGATTGACATATTGGTTAGTACCACTGTGGTGGAAGTGGGCGTGGACGTTCCTAACGCCACTGTCATGCTGATAGAAAATGCTGATCGTTTCGGGCTTGCACAACTACATCAGTTGCGTGGCCGAGTTGGTAGATCCGATATGCAAAGTTATTGTTTCTTGATGATGTCCGATAGCAGTGCGCCGACGAGGCGATTGAAAGAGATCGAAAAGTCGGGCGACGGTTTTTATCTCGCCGAAGTAGACCTGAAGTTGCGTGGGCCGGGAGAGATATATGGTCGGGCGCAGCACGGAGAATTAAATCTGCAAGTTGCCACACTTGGTGATACGGCGCTTATTGCTCGAGCTCAGCGTGCGGCACGACAATTCGTCGAATCCGGTCGTGATTTGTTACAATATGAGCAGTTAGAGAAGCAGGTTGAGAAATACCGGCGTCTGACAAAATTGAATTAG